In one window of Campylobacter coli DNA:
- a CDS encoding menaquinone biosynthesis family protein produces MKKTITIAHSPDADDIFMYMAIKLGWIGNDFDYKNTALDIQTLNDLALKNEFDATAISFGLYPLIAQEYALLRTAVSFGEGYGPKLIKKQNTHLKRNFKVALSGANTTNALIFRMKYPEARIIYKNFLEIENAVLSGEVDAGVLIHESILEFDSSLCVEAEIWDIWLELAQENLPLPLGGMALRRSLPLSDAIKIERDLTNAVKIADSNRRILAPMLMERNLIRVDEKKLDTYLNLYANKNSICMNEMQFKAVDVLFKLGYDYKFYDKIIHAKDYLIPSEYEEFRNS; encoded by the coding sequence ATGAAAAAAACAATTACAATCGCACATTCACCCGATGCTGATGATATTTTTATGTATATGGCAATTAAACTAGGATGGATAGGGAATGATTTTGACTATAAAAATACAGCTTTAGATATACAAACTTTAAATGATTTAGCTTTAAAAAATGAATTTGATGCTACGGCAATCTCGTTTGGACTTTATCCTTTGATTGCTCAAGAATACGCTCTTTTACGCACTGCAGTAAGTTTTGGTGAGGGTTATGGACCAAAACTTATCAAAAAACAAAATACACATTTAAAAAGAAATTTTAAAGTTGCATTAAGTGGTGCAAATACTACTAATGCTCTAATTTTTCGTATGAAATATCCAGAAGCTAGAATCATTTATAAAAATTTCTTAGAGATTGAAAATGCGGTTTTAAGTGGCGAAGTAGATGCAGGGGTTTTAATCCATGAAAGCATTTTAGAATTTGACAGTAGTCTTTGTGTAGAAGCTGAAATTTGGGATATATGGCTAGAACTTGCACAAGAAAATTTACCCCTACCTTTGGGCGGAATGGCTTTGCGTCGTTCTTTGCCACTTAGTGATGCTATCAAGATAGAAAGAGATCTTACAAATGCTGTAAAAATAGCAGACTCTAATCGCCGCATTTTAGCCCCTATGCTGATGGAAAGAAATTTAATCCGCGTTGATGAGAAAAAGCTTGATACTTATTTGAATTTATATGCCAATAAAAACTCCATCTGTATGAACGAAATGCAATTTAAAGCAGTAGATGTGCTTTTTAAACTGGGATATGATTATAAATTTTATGATAAAATCATACATGCTAAGGATTATCTTATCCCGAGCGAGTATGAAGAATTTAGAAATTCTTAA
- the fliQ gene encoding flagellar biosynthesis protein FliQ, with product MDESTLVALGVQTFKITLLLSLPMLLAGLIAGLIISIFQATTQINEMTLSFVPKIILVVIVIIFLMPWMTTTMIDFTENILNQIPTFIK from the coding sequence ATGGATGAAAGCACCTTGGTTGCTCTTGGAGTGCAAACCTTTAAAATCACACTTTTGCTTTCTTTGCCCATGCTTTTAGCAGGGCTTATCGCGGGGCTTATTATCAGTATTTTTCAGGCTACAACACAGATTAATGAAATGACGCTTTCTTTTGTACCTAAAATTATCTTGGTGGTAATAGTCATCATCTTTTTAATGCCTTGGATGACTACGACAATGATTGATTTTACTGAAAATATTTTAAATCAAATTCCAACTTTTATCAAATGA
- a CDS encoding UDP-N-acetylmuramate dehydrogenase, which produces MIIDFKKYSSVKIGGEFEVEVLDQIREFDGFLIGGANNLLVSPKPKNIGILSDNFNFIEILEQNKDFLHLRIGCKTKASQIYRFSKENNLYGFEYLSKIPGTLGGLLKMNAGLKDECISQNLVKIATSKGEILRENIDFSYRFCPLNMPFFWAEFKLGFGFDKIKDENLKNARNNQPSGASFGSIFKNPKGDFAGRLIEAVGLKGFSKGGAMLSDKHANFLINKKNASFEDAIFLIELAKKKVFEEFGINLEEEVIIV; this is translated from the coding sequence ATGATTATCGATTTTAAAAAATATTCATCTGTAAAGATTGGAGGCGAATTTGAGGTTGAAGTTTTGGATCAAATTCGTGAATTTGATGGCTTTTTAATAGGCGGTGCAAACAATCTCCTTGTAAGCCCTAAACCTAAAAATATAGGAATTTTAAGCGATAATTTTAATTTTATTGAAATTTTAGAGCAAAACAAAGACTTTTTACATCTTCGCATAGGTTGTAAGACAAAAGCAAGTCAAATATATCGTTTTTCCAAAGAAAATAATCTTTATGGTTTTGAATACCTTAGCAAAATTCCTGGTACACTTGGCGGACTTTTAAAAATGAATGCAGGACTTAAAGATGAGTGCATCAGTCAGAATTTAGTCAAAATTGCCACTTCAAAAGGTGAAATTTTACGCGAAAATATTGATTTTAGCTACCGCTTTTGTCCTTTAAATATGCCTTTTTTTTGGGCTGAATTTAAACTCGGTTTTGGTTTTGATAAGATAAAAGATGAGAATTTAAAAAATGCAAGAAACAATCAACCTAGCGGAGCAAGCTTTGGCTCTATCTTTAAAAATCCAAAAGGAGATTTTGCGGGAAGACTCATTGAAGCTGTAGGACTTAAGGGCTTTAGTAAAGGAGGTGCGATGTTAAGCGATAAGCATGCGAATTTTTTAATCAACAAAAAAAATGCGAGTTTTGAAGATGCTATTTTTCTTATCGAGCTTGCCAAAAAAAAGGTTTTTGAAGAATTTGGTATAAATTTAGAAGAAGAAGTGATTATCGTTTAA
- a CDS encoding 3'(2'),5'-bisphosphate nucleotidase CysQ — protein MFKLDNLLKTAIDASNEASKAILKERKNLQIWQKQDKTPLTSADLASNEILNDILGKTDIKILSEEGLLNQEESKNLQSYWLIDPLDGTSGFLKGSDEFCIMISLIYEARPVLALIKNPSKGDIFYAHQNTRVYKNDKILDTNEQDFINNQSKALLSVNHLSKEDENFAKKYHLEPINIGSGLKFCAILEGKAGIYKRFEKLNSWDISAGDFLVNQNGGFMGTFSKEMILYSPLNYKCEPFICVSQKSFLNIYT, from the coding sequence ATGTTTAAACTCGATAATTTACTAAAAACCGCCATAGATGCTAGTAACGAAGCTTCTAAGGCTATTTTAAAAGAAAGAAAAAACCTACAAATTTGGCAAAAGCAAGATAAAACCCCCTTAACATCGGCCGATCTTGCTTCAAATGAAATTTTAAATGATATATTGGGAAAAACGGATATTAAAATTTTATCTGAAGAAGGATTGTTAAATCAAGAAGAAAGTAAAAATTTGCAAAGTTACTGGCTTATTGATCCGCTCGATGGTACAAGTGGATTTTTAAAAGGTAGTGATGAATTTTGCATTATGATCAGTTTGATTTATGAAGCTCGTCCTGTTTTAGCTCTTATAAAAAATCCTTCAAAAGGCGATATTTTTTACGCTCATCAAAATACTAGAGTTTATAAAAATGATAAAATTTTAGATACAAATGAGCAAGATTTTATAAACAATCAATCCAAAGCTCTTTTAAGCGTCAATCATCTTAGCAAAGAAGATGAAAATTTTGCCAAAAAATATCACTTAGAACCCATAAACATAGGATCAGGGCTTAAATTTTGCGCTATTTTAGAAGGTAAAGCGGGGATTTATAAGCGTTTTGAAAAGTTAAATAGTTGGGATATTTCAGCTGGAGATTTTTTAGTTAATCAAAATGGTGGTTTTATGGGAACTTTTTCTAAGGAAATGATTTTGTATTCTCCCTTAAATTATAAGTGCGAACCTTTTATTTGCGTTTCTCAAAAAAGTTTTTTAAATATATATACATAA
- a CDS encoding citrate synthase, with product MSNSVTVTDNRNGKSYEFPIYDGTTGPSVVDMGSFYKQTGMFSYDEGLTSTATCKSKITYIDGEEGVLMHRGYPIEWLAENKLFLDVVHLLLYKELPSSERLEAFRYELKKRSYIHEGMHRLFDSFPDNAHPMAVLQGAVSSLSAFYPDHLNMNVREEYMEMAARVVAKIPTIVAAAYRYKNGFPMAYPNLDRGFTENFLYMLRTYPYDHVELKPIEVKALDTVFMLHADHEQNASTSTVRAVGSTHAHPYACISAGIGALWGHAHGGANEGVIRMLEEIATVDRVDEFIKRAKDKNDPFRLMGFGHRVYKNFDPRAKVLKKLRDQLIDELGIDTNLIKVATRIEEIALQDDYFVQRNLYPNVDFHSGLILKALGIPNEMFATLFVIGRTPGWIAQWIEQKEQETLKIVRPRQLYLGETSKI from the coding sequence ATGTCAAATTCTGTTACTGTAACTGACAATAGAAATGGTAAAAGCTATGAATTCCCTATATATGATGGTACTACTGGTCCAAGTGTTGTGGATATGGGTAGTTTTTATAAACAAACAGGAATGTTTTCTTATGATGAGGGTTTAACTTCTACAGCTACTTGTAAATCAAAAATTACTTATATTGATGGTGAAGAGGGTGTTTTAATGCACCGTGGTTATCCTATAGAGTGGCTTGCTGAAAATAAACTTTTTTTAGATGTAGTCCATCTTTTACTTTATAAAGAACTTCCAAGTAGCGAAAGACTCGAAGCTTTTAGATATGAGCTGAAAAAACGCTCTTATATACATGAGGGTATGCATCGTCTTTTTGATTCTTTCCCTGATAATGCTCATCCTATGGCAGTTTTACAAGGTGCTGTTTCATCACTTAGTGCTTTTTATCCTGATCATTTAAATATGAATGTTAGAGAAGAATACATGGAAATGGCAGCTAGAGTTGTGGCAAAAATTCCTACCATAGTGGCTGCTGCTTATCGTTATAAAAATGGTTTTCCTATGGCTTATCCAAATTTGGATCGTGGATTTACTGAGAACTTTTTATATATGTTAAGAACTTATCCTTATGATCATGTTGAACTTAAACCTATAGAAGTAAAAGCACTCGATACTGTATTTATGCTTCATGCTGATCATGAGCAAAATGCCTCTACTTCTACTGTTCGTGCTGTAGGTTCTACTCATGCGCATCCTTACGCATGTATTTCAGCAGGTATTGGAGCACTTTGGGGACATGCTCACGGAGGCGCAAATGAAGGTGTTATTAGAATGCTTGAAGAAATAGCTACTGTTGATAGAGTAGATGAATTTATTAAAAGAGCAAAAGATAAAAACGATCCATTCCGCTTGATGGGCTTTGGACATAGGGTTTATAAAAATTTTGATCCACGCGCCAAAGTGCTTAAAAAGCTTCGTGATCAACTAATTGATGAATTGGGTATTGATACGAATTTGATTAAGGTGGCAACTCGTATAGAAGAGATTGCTTTACAAGACGATTATTTTGTACAAAGAAATCTTTATCCAAATGTAGATTTTCATAGCGGCTTAATTTTAAAAGCTCTAGGAATTCCAAATGAAATGTTTGCAACGCTTTTCGTGATCGGACGTACACCAGGCTGGATAGCACAATGGATAGAGCAAAAAGAACAAGAAACACTAAAAATTGTTCGCCCAAGACAGCTTTATCTTGGAGAAACAAGTAAAATTTAA
- a CDS encoding cation:proton antiporter, with the protein MHPSVIDSQGLIDLQILIVIALCLLFSPHIAKILRLPISATEIILGALIAYFGFIGKSENFTILANVGFYYLMFIAGMEVNLRAFFNMDKEVAKKSFFYIILLYSFSSAIVWIFELSFVFVLIIPVMSVGLLSLLYKDFGKECYWLNTAMIVATLAEVVSIVLLTIAGAFLREGTNIIDVVQSILYLNIFLGLCLLSFKILGVLFWWYPQLKVVLMPWEDKNEKDIRFCMAIFILIIVAMIITKLEIVLGSFIAGSFIATFFDHKKDLEHKLSSFGHGFLIPIFFIHIGTTFDLKMILEYEIVLDAILLMFVMVGLRILCASVFWKKIGFQNMILFGLSHSMPLTLLIATATLGYSGKVISEELYSALILTALFEAIVVMSAIKFISNIKK; encoded by the coding sequence TTGCATCCGAGTGTCATTGATTCACAGGGTTTAATCGATTTACAAATTCTTATTGTTATAGCTTTATGTTTACTATTTTCTCCACATATAGCTAAAATTTTGCGCTTGCCGATTTCAGCTACTGAAATTATTTTAGGGGCACTTATAGCGTATTTTGGTTTCATAGGCAAGAGTGAAAATTTTACTATTTTAGCTAATGTGGGTTTTTATTATCTTATGTTTATAGCGGGTATGGAAGTCAATTTACGCGCTTTTTTTAATATGGACAAAGAAGTTGCCAAAAAAAGCTTTTTTTATATCATTTTGCTTTATTCTTTTTCATCTGCTATAGTATGGATTTTTGAACTTTCTTTCGTGTTTGTTTTGATTATTCCGGTTATGAGTGTGGGGCTTTTATCCTTGCTTTATAAAGACTTTGGTAAAGAGTGTTACTGGCTTAATACAGCTATGATAGTAGCAACATTAGCTGAGGTTGTTTCCATAGTGCTTTTAACTATAGCTGGAGCTTTTTTACGCGAGGGAACGAATATTATTGATGTAGTACAAAGCATTTTATATCTTAATATATTTTTGGGTCTTTGTTTGCTTAGTTTTAAAATTTTGGGCGTACTTTTTTGGTGGTATCCCCAACTTAAAGTCGTACTGATGCCTTGGGAAGACAAAAATGAAAAAGATATAAGATTTTGTATGGCAATTTTTATTTTGATTATTGTGGCTATGATTATTACAAAACTTGAAATTGTTTTAGGTTCTTTTATCGCAGGCTCGTTTATCGCAACCTTTTTTGATCATAAAAAGGATTTAGAGCATAAACTTTCTAGTTTTGGACACGGCTTTTTAATCCCAATTTTTTTCATCCATATAGGAACTACTTTTGATCTTAAAATGATTTTGGAATACGAAATCGTACTTGATGCAATTTTACTTATGTTTGTAATGGTGGGTTTGAGAATTTTATGTGCCAGTGTTTTTTGGAAAAAAATTGGTTTTCAAAATATGATTTTATTTGGACTAAGTCATTCTATGCCTTTAACTCTTCTTATTGCTACAGCTACGCTAGGATACTCAGGAAAAGTTATCAGTGAAGAACTTTATTCGGCACTAATTTTAACGGCTCTATTTGAAGCTATTGTTGTGATGAGTGCGATTAAATTTATTTCAAATATTAAAAAGTAA
- a CDS encoding biotin synthase: MKVMLCAISNIASGNCSEDCKYCTQSAYVKTNIQKYRQKEISQIVLEAKIAKKNEALGFCLVTAGLGLDDEKLEYVCKAAHAVQKEVPNLLLIACNGMASVEQLKELKKAGIFSYNHNLEASKEFFPQICTTHTWESRFQTNLNAKEAGLMLCCGGIYGMGESEEDRISLRKSLQELQPFSTPINFFIANENLKLQVPKLSADEALKIISDTKEALPDTVVMVAGGREVVLQERQYEIFKAGAGAIVIGDYLTTKGEEPSRDIVKLKEMGFTFASECH, encoded by the coding sequence ATGAAAGTTATGCTTTGTGCTATTTCAAATATAGCAAGTGGAAATTGTTCTGAAGATTGTAAATACTGCACCCAAAGTGCTTATGTAAAAACAAATATACAAAAATATCGTCAAAAAGAAATTTCACAAATTGTTTTAGAGGCTAAGATAGCTAAGAAAAATGAAGCTTTGGGTTTTTGTTTGGTTACGGCAGGGCTTGGTCTTGATGATGAAAAACTCGAATATGTTTGCAAAGCAGCACATGCAGTGCAAAAAGAAGTACCCAATTTACTTCTTATAGCCTGTAATGGTATGGCAAGTGTGGAGCAATTAAAAGAGCTTAAAAAAGCAGGAATTTTCTCTTATAATCACAATCTTGAAGCTTCAAAAGAATTTTTTCCACAAATTTGCACCACTCATACTTGGGAAAGTAGATTTCAAACCAATTTAAACGCTAAAGAAGCAGGGCTTATGCTTTGTTGTGGTGGAATTTATGGTATGGGGGAAAGCGAAGAGGATAGGATAAGCTTGAGAAAATCATTGCAAGAATTGCAACCTTTTTCAACGCCTATTAATTTTTTCATTGCAAATGAAAATTTAAAATTGCAAGTCCCAAAATTAAGTGCTGATGAGGCTTTAAAAATTATAAGCGATACTAAAGAAGCTTTACCTGATACTGTAGTTATGGTAGCAGGAGGTCGTGAGGTGGTATTGCAAGAAAGACAATATGAAATTTTTAAAGCAGGCGCGGGTGCTATTGTAATAGGAGATTATCTCACTACAAAAGGCGAAGAGCCAAGTCGTGATATAGTAAAACTTAAAGAGATGGGATTTACTTTTGCATCCGAGTGTCATTGA